One Sulfuricurvum sp. genomic window carries:
- the queF gene encoding preQ(1) synthase: MKYGEQIVENFDIEKDFEIWPNQHERDYVIKVTLPEFTCLCPRSGYPDFATIYVEYTPDKWVAELKAIKLYINSFRNRHISHENSANEIYSTFESKIAPKRLKVVADYYPRGNVHTVVEIDSEKMGK, from the coding sequence ATGAAATACGGTGAACAAATCGTTGAAAATTTTGATATCGAAAAAGATTTTGAGATATGGCCAAATCAACATGAACGTGATTATGTGATTAAAGTGACGCTACCGGAGTTTACTTGTCTTTGTCCGCGAAGTGGATATCCCGATTTCGCAACCATATATGTCGAATATACCCCGGACAAATGGGTAGCCGAACTCAAAGCAATCAAGTTGTACATTAATTCGTTCAGAAACCGCCATATTTCGCACGAAAACAGCGCAAACGAGATCTACAGCACTTTCGAGTCAAAAATCGCTCCTAAGCGCTTAAAAGTGGTTGCAGACTATTATCCGCGCGGGAATGTTCATACGGTAGTTGAGATTGATAGTGAGAAGATGGGAAAATAA
- a CDS encoding EAL domain-containing protein yields MTYTEEKEREHRFALALRMGLPIFFLSSVTLFALLTHSSTLSSLILLSIALLAIMVYFIFYLIYQSTHENITDTITHTFTPEYFLRLFVKSLSKKNHTLVLISVENLWSINERYGVKNGDIALKNIVMKLDHFFRDKKIEKLPISRYKGGDFLLFLPGDKGENLPLIELFLSKYQNHVDNEIEIRIEAVMLDSRLSDNVDLLISRLYELHNDRISSEKEEFYSINELENEIVDALEQKHFSVGFWPVCCDEYPTFDTTVKLIDSEGRFIHQSRYIPVLNRLNQMRHLESDVLDTIAALCDERNRNFIVTISSVTLRNPYFFEHAMTLFERYPMSRNKITLMFEEKEYCHQLERFVHQIAQYRKAGYKIALDRLGGYHTTLLYLKEMQVDMVRFDPLYIRHIKEAGYQNIIQGLNLSAHLCGAKTWISMVEDTYTNNLVQSLKINYRQGNYLGRILSAEQL; encoded by the coding sequence ATGACCTATACTGAAGAAAAAGAGAGAGAACACCGATTTGCATTAGCTTTGCGGATGGGTTTACCGATCTTTTTTCTAAGCAGTGTAACTCTTTTTGCTCTTCTTACGCACAGTTCTACTTTATCTTCTTTGATTCTTTTGTCGATTGCACTATTAGCGATAATGGTTTATTTCATTTTTTATCTGATTTATCAGAGTACCCATGAAAATATTACTGATACGATTACCCATACCTTTACTCCGGAATATTTTCTCCGTTTGTTTGTTAAATCACTTTCCAAAAAAAACCACACCCTTGTCCTGATCAGTGTTGAAAATCTATGGTCTATCAATGAACGTTACGGGGTTAAAAACGGTGATATAGCTTTAAAAAATATAGTGATGAAATTAGACCATTTTTTTCGAGACAAAAAAATAGAAAAACTCCCTATAAGCCGCTATAAAGGGGGCGATTTTTTACTCTTTTTACCGGGTGATAAAGGAGAAAATCTTCCTCTTATCGAGTTGTTTCTAAGTAAATATCAAAATCATGTCGATAATGAGATTGAAATACGGATTGAGGCGGTGATGCTTGATTCTCGACTTTCGGATAACGTTGACTTGCTGATAAGCCGTTTGTATGAACTTCATAATGATCGGATCAGTTCTGAAAAAGAGGAATTTTATTCGATCAATGAACTGGAAAATGAAATTGTGGATGCATTGGAGCAGAAACATTTTTCGGTTGGATTTTGGCCGGTATGCTGTGACGAATATCCGACATTTGATACGACAGTCAAACTTATTGATTCAGAGGGGCGGTTTATTCATCAAAGCCGCTATATTCCAGTTCTAAACCGACTCAATCAAATGCGCCATCTTGAGAGTGATGTATTAGATACAATTGCTGCTTTGTGTGATGAACGTAATCGAAATTTTATTGTAACCATTTCTTCGGTTACGTTACGTAATCCTTACTTTTTCGAACATGCCATGACACTGTTCGAGCGTTATCCGATGTCTCGGAATAAAATAACGTTGATGTTTGAAGAGAAAGAGTATTGCCATCAGCTAGAACGGTTTGTTCACCAAATTGCCCAATACCGAAAGGCAGGGTATAAGATTGCATTGGATCGTTTGGGCGGGTATCATACGACACTCCTTTATCTCAAAGAGATGCAAGTAGATATGGTCCGTTTTGATCCTCTCTATATCCGTCATATTAAAGAAGCAGGATATCAGAATATTATCCAAGGTCTAAACCTCAGTGCCCATTTGTGCGGAGCTAAAACGTGGATATCAATGGTCGAGGATACGTATACGAATAATCTCGTACAATCATTAAAAATCAACTACCGACAGGGTAACTATCTAGGTAGAATTTTGAGCGCAGAACAATTATAA